The Oleiphilus messinensis DNA segment TAACCCTGAGCATTGCTATGTTCTACAAGGTGGAGAGGGCTTCGTATATGCCCGAAACTCCGTTCCCCAGCGCGTATTTTCCGGTCGGGATATACTTGACATTGGCTCTGGGAATTATGATTTGGCGGGGGCTCGAAAAGCGGCAAAATTGATTTTTCGTCAGTTGTTGGATATTCAACTCGGGGGGCGTAGACTGCACAGTCGGGAGTTGATCCGCTATCAGATTCGGACACCCTGAAATCCAGCTCAAGGTTAAATCAATAGGGTGCGATACAGAGTTTTCGCACAGAATGGCGGCTTATGCGCGAGAAATTGCGTGCTGACGCAAATGATAGCACTCGTATACCAATTATCGTGATTGTTCGCAAAATAAGGAGAGATTAAGATGTCCGGTGAAATACTCTTAGGGGTTAATATTGACCATATCGCGACACTACGACAAGCTCGGGGGACTCGCTACCCTGATCCGGTGTATGCGGCCCAGATTGCTGAAGAAGCCGGGGCGGATGGTATTACCGTTCACCCTCGGGAGGATCGTCGCCACATCCAGGATCGTGATGTGCTGCTGTTGAAAGAGACCCTGCAAACCCGAATGAATCTTGAAATGGCGGTTACTGATGCCATGCTTGATTTTGCTGCAAAAGTAGTCCCCGAACATTGCTGTCTGGTACCGGAAAAGCGGGAAGAGCTCACTACTGAAGGGGGGTTGGATGTGATTACCAACCGCCTGAAGATCGCAGATGCCTGTCAGCGTCTATCGGGTCATGGTGCCGAGGTCTCATTGTTCATTGACCCGGATCCGGATCAGGTGCTCGCTTCGAAAGAGGTTGGAGCGCAAGCGATCGAGCTGCATACCGGTGCTTATGCGGAGGCTGTCCATCAAGCGGAACGTGAGCGCGAATTACTGCGCATAAAAAAAGCGCTTGAAGTCGGTCTTCGGGAAGGTCTTGTGGTCAATGCAGGTCATGGCTTGCATTATCACAACGTTCAGGCCATAGCAGAATTACAGGGTATAAATGAGCTCAATATTGGCCATGCCATTATTGCCCGTGCAGTTTTTGTCGGCCTCAAGGATGCGGTTGCAGAAATGAAGCGTATTATGATGGTAGCACGCCACAGCAGTTTGACGGTTGCTTAATCTGTCTGCCGCAGGGATGCGGCAGTCGAGTGCCCTGATGTTTAATTCTGGACTGGATTTCAAGAAGCCTTGCTCTCGCTTTCTGAATGCCCCAAGTTGTTTTTTCCTTTACCACCATATTCCCTGAACATTTTCTGCCACGGATTATTATCTGCCCAGTTTTGTACCCGTTCGATCGCTGAAATCAGGTTTTGAAAATGAGTTTCCAGGTCATCTTCATGGCGTTTGAGCTTGGTTTCCAGGATTTCGCTGTAGTGGCGTAACTCCGGTACGCCGCAGTACCGCGTAGCGCCGTGTAGCTTATGTACCCGATGCAGCAACTCGTCACTTTCGTTTTTCTCGAAGTGTTCACGAATGGAATTACTGTCATCAATCAAGTGTTCAAGCAACATACTGAAAAGCTCTTCTGCCAAATCTGCCTTACCGGCAGACAATCGTATGCTGGCATCTATATCGACGCTAGGCCCCTGAGTTGATTTTGTTGATGGCCGGATTTGTCGTCTCTCCGAATTGTAGCCATTTTGACGGCTTAATGTCGGGCGGAAGCCGGTTCGTCGGAAAATAACATCTGCCAGTTGTGGTTCACTGATCGGTTTCGTCAGATAATCGTTAAAGCCAGTATTCAGCAATTTGTGCTTTTCCTCCGCTAAAGCATGCGCGGTAAGCGCGATGATGGGGGTGCCTTTACTCTTGCTGCGTTCCGTCTCCCTGATTTTGGCTGTTGTCTCAATGCCGTCCATTCCTGGCATCTGTACATCCATAAAGATCAGGTCATACTGGCATTGTTTAACCTTGCTAAGGGCTTCAAAGCCACTACTGGCACAGTGCACATTGGTTTGTAATTCCTCCAGCAGCGCCTTCACCAACTTCAGATTGGCGTCGTTGTCATCAACTGCCAGAATAGTTGGAATACGGGAATTTTTGCCTTCCGCGTCCGCCTCTGCTGGATAGGGTGCAATTTCGGGTTCGATAATTTCGTCACCGTGAATCAGCGTTTTCAGCTTTTCATAGAGCTTCCCACGACTAACGGGTTTGGTGAGGTGCACGGAGGTCATCTTTAACAGCGGCAGGCTCATGTCATCAATGGTGGGTGTCATGACCAATGCTCGGCAGTCCCGGTTGTATTCAAGCTCTCTGATCAGAGTGGTCATCTGATTGCTCGTAAGCAAATGTTTCGGGATGCCAATCAGTGCGGCAGCGTACCCATCCTGATTGGCCTGGGCTTCGACTACTCTATTCAACAAATCCGTGGGCGATTCGGCTTCATCAACTTTTACATCCCAGCTATCCAGCATATGCTTGATCGCGAGGCGGGTTGTGGGGTGGTTCTCCAGCAGTATGATCTTTTCCTTGCGAATGGCATCGTAAGCTGGTGCAGGTAATGGACTTGCAGCAACCTCGGTCACCAGTGTAAACCAGAACGATGATCCTCGGCCAAGTTCACTATCCAGTCCGATTTCGCCCCCCATTTCTTCTGCAAGACGCTTGGATATGACCAGCCCCAGACCTGTGCCACCGTATTGTCGAGCCGTGGATGCATCAGCCTGGCTGAAAGCATGGAACAGGGATTGTTGCTGAACTCTTGACAGTCCGACGCCGGTGTCCGTAACGCTTATTTTGATTGAAACCTGATTGTCGTCGATTTCCTCAATCATGGCTCGCAGCACAACTTCGCCGCTTTGGGTAAACTTGATCGCATTATTGATCAGGTTAGTGATAATTTGTTTGACCCGCAAGGGATCGCCAATGATGTCATCCGGCACATCGACGTAGACCAGTGAAACCAGGTCCAGATTCTTTTGATGGGCGGCGGGGGCCAGCATGGTCAACACATCGTCGACGATATCCCGGAGTTTGAAGGGGGTTTGATCCAGTGTTAACTTGCCCGCTTCGATTTTGGAAAAGTCGAGAATATCATTGATGATGGTCAACAGGATTTCGGATGACTTTCGAATCGTCGAGAGGTGATCTTTTTGTTGTTGAGAAAGGTGGCCTTTGAGCAAAAGATTGGTGAAGCCCAAAATGCCGTTGAGCGGTGTCCGAATCTCGTGACTCATGTTCGCCAGAAATTCAGATTTAATCCGGCTGGCTTCAAGGGCTTCTTTGCGGGCAATGTCGAGTTCAATGTTCTGGATTTCGATGGTTTCCAGCGTTTCCCGTAAATCCTCGGTGGCCTGATCGATATTTTGTTGCATTTCATCATAGGCCCGGCTCAGGGATTGCGCCATGGAATTGATTCCGGATTCCAGTTCTTTCAATTCCTGCCCGGCATCGGTGTACACCCGAGTGTTCAGGTTGCCATCTTTTAATGCGGTAACCGCGGAGGTAATCTGTACAATCGGGTCAGTGACGTCCCGGCTCATCCTGAGTGCGATCACGACGTTAATGAGCAGCCCGATGCTGATTAACAGGGTGCTGGTAATCAGGGTTTGATATTTCTCGACTTTTGCATGGCTATGGGAGAGTTCCACGCTGACCCAGCCGATCGGGGCCAGGCCATTGCTGCGTTCGCTGAGCGGCTCTGTGAGGTCATCAATCAAGCGGCTGTGCATTAATACCGGTGCAATAAAAATACTGGAACTGTCATTGCTTTTTTGCAAAATGGTGCGATTCGGGAGGTTATTCCGGTCGATATTCAGATGATTGCGGGGCCCTGTGTGCAAAATTACATTGTGTTTCGAGTCGAGGACGGCAATGGTTCTTACATCACGTTCTTCAAGTGTTGAATTAGATAGCGACTTGAGGAGCGTGATATTGCGCGTAAAAATCCCATACTCACACGCCGTTGCCAATTGACGGCTGATTGACTGCCCCCGATCGATCAAAAGCTGGTCGATATTGTTCAGCCGGGTCTGTGTAAAAACAATCCCCAATACCAACGCAATGGCGACAGTCGGGAAGATGGCCAGGATTAAAACCCGGTTTTTAATGCCCCATCTCTTCATAAGCGTGCACGTTTATATTTTTAGTTTCAACAAACTTATTTCATTCGGTTATTTTGAGCTGGGAACAGAATCGGCTATCCTCTTGTCCCTGTACTCGATTTCAGCACTGTTTGTACCTGATGACTTCTGTACATGATAACTTTTGTACATGATAACTTTTGTACGTTATGGCCTCTTCGCCTCGTCGTACTTCATTAATGGTCACCTGTGCGAAGCGGGTTCCGGACTATATGGGTCACAATCATGCTGAGCAGGGATCTGCATGAACACCCTACCGGGATTAACCGCCCAATTCAGACTGAAGACCGAAGTGTATCATAATGTTTCTGCAAAAAGATGATACCCATTCGGAAACTCTATCAACTTATCCGGGTTTTAAGCATGCAAGACTTTCCTACCGAGCAAGACGCAACTCAAGCTATTGATGACGGATTTCCTACAATCGAAGACTATGTCGGACATACGCCTTTGGTTCGTTTACAGCGTTTACCGGGCAAAACCTCCAACACCATTCTGGTGAAACTGGAAGGCAATAATCCTGCCGGGTCAGTTAAAGATCGCCCCGCATTATCGATGATTCAGCAGGCAGAGCGTCGTGGGGAGATTGCACAAGGCGATACCTTGATTGAAGCGACGAGTGGCAATACGGGAATTGCTTTGGCCATGGCCGCAGCGATAAAGGGGTATCGTATGGTGCTGATCATGCCGGAGCATATGAGTGAAGAACGGCGGGCATCGATGCGAGCTTATGGTGCAGAAATTATTACCGTGAGCAAGTCTGAAGGCATGGAAGGGGCGCGGGATCTGGCAAAAGCAATGGAGTCCGAAGGGAAAGGTAAAGTTCTGGATCAGTTTGCCAATTCGGATAATCCATTGGCGCATTACCGGAGTACCGGCCCTGAAATCTGGCAGCAGACAAAGGGCAAAATCACGCATTTTGTCAGCTCAATGGGAACCACGGGTACCATTATGGGAAATTCTCAGTATCTCAAAGAGAAAAACCCGGATATCCAGATCGTAGGATTGCAACCCCAAGAGGGCGCCAGTATTCCAGGTATTCGTCGTTGGCCCGAGGCGTATTTGCCAAAAATTTTTGATGCCTCAAGGGTGGATCAGGTATTGGATATCAGCCAGGAAGAGGCGGAAGAGACCATGCGGGAGCTGGCCAAACAGGAAGGTATTTTTTGTGGCGTTTCTTCCGGCGGCGCGGTAGCTGGCGCATTAAGAGTCGCACAAGGGGTTGAAAATGCGGTAATCGTCGCCATTATTTGCGACCGAGGTGACCGTTATTTGTCTACCGGGGTTTTTTAATCGTTTATTTATAGAGCAGGGCACATGGCCAGACGTCGTACCAAAAAGCTTCCTCAGGAGCCAATTGAAGTAAAAATTGAAAAATTAAGTCACGAAGGCAGAGGAATTGCATATACAGACGGGAAAACACAATTTGTTGAAGGCGCACTTCCCGGTGAGACAGTCATGGCCAAGTTTGTTGACTCCCGGGGCAAATTTGATGAACTCGCGACCGTAGAGGTATTGACCCCTGGACCAGGCCGGGTCGAGCCCCCTTGCGCACATGCCCAGCTTTGCGGTGGCTGCAGTCTTCAGCATATGGAGAGTGAGCGCCAGATCGAACTGAAAGAGTCGGTACTGTTGGAGCAGCTACAGCATTTCGGCCAGATTACGCCGGATGAACTGATTCCTCCCATGGTAGATCAGACCACAGGCTATCGCAGAAAAGCCCGCCTCGGGGTCAAGTATGTTCACAAGCGTGATGAAGTGCTGGTGGGATTTCGGGAAAAACGCAGTTCATTTCTAACGGATATAAGGCAGTGTGAGGTGCTGGATCCCCGGATTGGCACACGCATGATGGATTTTCGTGAAATGCTGGCAACGTTGGATGCCCGGCAATCTATTCCGCAAATCGAAGTCGCAGCGGGGGATGAATGCGTCGCGTTGGTTTTTCGTCATCTCGTTCCGCTCACAGAGCAGGATATTGAGCGTTTGATTGCTTTTGGGCAAGCTCACCAGTTCGATATTTACCTGCAGCCGAAAGGGCCGACCACCGTACACCGAATATGGCCTGCTGAGGGCGCAGATCGCCTGACTTACCGGTTACCCGAATTTGATGTCACCATGCACTATCATCCCATGGATTTCACGCAAGTGAATGCCGGGATTAATCAGAAAATGGTGCACCGTGCGATCGAATGGCTGGATCCTCAACCGGAAGATCGAATTCTGGATCTTTTTTGCGGTTTGGGTAACTTTACCATCCCGCTGGCGACCGTTGCATCCCATGTTATTGGTGTGGAAGGTGATGAAGAAATGGTACGGCGCGGTTCCGAGAATGCCAAGTTTAACAATTTGAACAATGTTGCTTTTCATGCTGCAAATTTGCAGGCGGACTATACCCAGGAATCCTGGGCGAGCGAGGGGTTTGATAAAATTTTGATTGATCCCCCCCGTTCCGGTGCTTTGGACGTGGTCAGTCGCTTGAGTCGTTTTGGTGCTAACCGAATCGTATATGTTTCGTGTAACCCTGCAACCCTGGCCCGGGATACGCGGGAATTGATTGATCAAGGGTATAAATTGCTTAAAGCGGGTGTAATGGATATGTTCCCCCATACCACGCACGTCGAGTCGATCGCATTGTTCGAAAAGTAGTGTGGTACTGACTGCACTGGGGATTGAGTGAGGGTAAAACGAGAACACATGGTTAAAGTCCGAGAAGATCATCCCGTCAACCAGAGTGGCCAGGTTGATATCGACCAGTGGGTCATGAAAATCGCATCTCAGGTTAGTCTTGAAGACCCGGATGTGTTGAAGCAGGCGTGTCAGTTAAGTGAAGAGATAGAGCACCAGGCGGTTCAGGAAGACCGGGTCTGGAGTGTCGGCCACAGCAGCTTTAAAACGGGCCTGGAAATGGCTCAGATCTTATCCGAGTTACGTCTTGATCAGGAGACGCTCGTTGCCGCGATTCTTTACCGTGCGGTGCGGGAAGGACGCGTCCCCCTTGATAAAATCAAAAAGCAGTTTGGCGAAGGGGTTGCTGCCCTTATTGACGGTGCTCAACAGATGGCGGCGATCTCTGCTATCCACCATCCTTTGAAAGGGAATGTTCTGGGTCAGACCCATGGCCAGCTCGATAATGTCCGGAAAATGCTGGTCACGATGATTGATGATGTGCGTGTCGTACTTCTCAAACTGGCTGAGCGAACCTGTGCGATTCGGGCGGTAAAAAATGCGGCTTCAGAGAAGCGCCTCCGGGTCGCGAAAGAAGTGTTTGATATTTATGCTCCCTTGGCCCACCGACTGGGTATCGGGCATATTAAATGGGAGCTGGAAGACCTTTCCTTTCGCTATCTCCATGATACAGCCTATAAAAAAATTGCAAAGCTGCTTGATGAAAAGCGCATCGACCGGGATCAATTTATCCAGACGGTATTGACCCGGTTACGCAGCGAATTGGATAAGGCTGGAGTAAAAGGGGAAATTACGGGGCGTTCGAAGCATATTTACAGTATCTGGCGCAAAATGAAACGTAAAAATATCGACTTTTCACAGGTCTATGATATTCGCGCGTTTCGTATCCTGGTGCCTTCAACTCAGGATTGTTATGCGGTTCTCGGAATTGTGCACTCGCTGTGGCGACATATCCCCCATGAGTTCGACGACTATGT contains these protein-coding regions:
- the rlmD gene encoding 23S rRNA (uracil(1939)-C(5))-methyltransferase RlmD, encoding MARRRTKKLPQEPIEVKIEKLSHEGRGIAYTDGKTQFVEGALPGETVMAKFVDSRGKFDELATVEVLTPGPGRVEPPCAHAQLCGGCSLQHMESERQIELKESVLLEQLQHFGQITPDELIPPMVDQTTGYRRKARLGVKYVHKRDEVLVGFREKRSSFLTDIRQCEVLDPRIGTRMMDFREMLATLDARQSIPQIEVAAGDECVALVFRHLVPLTEQDIERLIAFGQAHQFDIYLQPKGPTTVHRIWPAEGADRLTYRLPEFDVTMHYHPMDFTQVNAGINQKMVHRAIEWLDPQPEDRILDLFCGLGNFTIPLATVASHVIGVEGDEEMVRRGSENAKFNNLNNVAFHAANLQADYTQESWASEGFDKILIDPPRSGALDVVSRLSRFGANRIVYVSCNPATLARDTRELIDQGYKLLKAGVMDMFPHTTHVESIALFEK
- the barA gene encoding two-component sensor histidine kinase BarA; translation: MKRWGIKNRVLILAIFPTVAIALVLGIVFTQTRLNNIDQLLIDRGQSISRQLATACEYGIFTRNITLLKSLSNSTLEERDVRTIAVLDSKHNVILHTGPRNHLNIDRNNLPNRTILQKSNDSSSIFIAPVLMHSRLIDDLTEPLSERSNGLAPIGWVSVELSHSHAKVEKYQTLITSTLLISIGLLINVVIALRMSRDVTDPIVQITSAVTALKDGNLNTRVYTDAGQELKELESGINSMAQSLSRAYDEMQQNIDQATEDLRETLETIEIQNIELDIARKEALEASRIKSEFLANMSHEIRTPLNGILGFTNLLLKGHLSQQQKDHLSTIRKSSEILLTIINDILDFSKIEAGKLTLDQTPFKLRDIVDDVLTMLAPAAHQKNLDLVSLVYVDVPDDIIGDPLRVKQIITNLINNAIKFTQSGEVVLRAMIEEIDDNQVSIKISVTDTGVGLSRVQQQSLFHAFSQADASTARQYGGTGLGLVISKRLAEEMGGEIGLDSELGRGSSFWFTLVTEVAASPLPAPAYDAIRKEKIILLENHPTTRLAIKHMLDSWDVKVDEAESPTDLLNRVVEAQANQDGYAAALIGIPKHLLTSNQMTTLIRELEYNRDCRALVMTPTIDDMSLPLLKMTSVHLTKPVSRGKLYEKLKTLIHGDEIIEPEIAPYPAEADAEGKNSRIPTILAVDDNDANLKLVKALLEELQTNVHCASSGFEALSKVKQCQYDLIFMDVQMPGMDGIETTAKIRETERSKSKGTPIIALTAHALAEEKHKLLNTGFNDYLTKPISEPQLADVIFRRTGFRPTLSRQNGYNSERRQIRPSTKSTQGPSVDIDASIRLSAGKADLAEELFSMLLEHLIDDSNSIREHFEKNESDELLHRVHKLHGATRYCGVPELRHYSEILETKLKRHEDDLETHFQNLISAIERVQNWADNNPWQKMFREYGGKGKNNLGHSESESKAS
- the cysM gene encoding cysteine synthase CysM, with translation MQDFPTEQDATQAIDDGFPTIEDYVGHTPLVRLQRLPGKTSNTILVKLEGNNPAGSVKDRPALSMIQQAERRGEIAQGDTLIEATSGNTGIALAMAAAIKGYRMVLIMPEHMSEERRASMRAYGAEIITVSKSEGMEGARDLAKAMESEGKGKVLDQFANSDNPLAHYRSTGPEIWQQTKGKITHFVSSMGTTGTIMGNSQYLKEKNPDIQIVGLQPQEGASIPGIRRWPEAYLPKIFDASRVDQVLDISQEEAEETMRELAKQEGIFCGVSSGGAVAGALRVAQGVENAVIVAIICDRGDRYLSTGVF
- the pdxJ gene encoding pyridoxine 5'-phosphate synthase, which codes for MSGEILLGVNIDHIATLRQARGTRYPDPVYAAQIAEEAGADGITVHPREDRRHIQDRDVLLLKETLQTRMNLEMAVTDAMLDFAAKVVPEHCCLVPEKREELTTEGGLDVITNRLKIADACQRLSGHGAEVSLFIDPDPDQVLASKEVGAQAIELHTGAYAEAVHQAERERELLRIKKALEVGLREGLVVNAGHGLHYHNVQAIAELQGINELNIGHAIIARAVFVGLKDAVAEMKRIMMVARHSSLTVA